A genomic segment from Dietzia psychralcaliphila encodes:
- the ureC gene encoding urease subunit alpha, whose translation MSIRVSRHHYAELFGPTTGDRVRLADTELLARVEADDTVYGDESVFGGGKTMREGMAVHNSITNAEGALDFVITNALLIDPVLGIRKTDIGVKNGRIAAIGKSGNPRLMDGVHPDLVIGAGTDVRSGEGMIVTPGAIDVHVHFDSVGLVEEAVSSGITTMIGGGLGPVTVGITSSGPTNLARMLRAVEQFPVNFGFLANGSAAHVAPLIEQGLAGAIGYKIHEDWGATPAAIRASLDAGDELGLQVQIHSDTLNEAGFYEDTMRAIAGRTIHTYHAEGAGGGHAPDIMQVVGESHCLPSSTNPTNPFTINTFDEHLDMVMVCHHLNPRIPEDVAFAESRIRRETIAAEDVLHDIGAISAMGSDSQGMGRIGETIARTWQLASHMRATRGALPEDVGTGADNHRILRYLAKITINPARMFGIDHEVGSLEPGKLADFVLWEPKFFGIRPEVVFKGGFPTWSVMGEANASLMTCEPLKYRPQWAAFGKTPADVSVNFVAGAAIEDGLGGRLGLDTPLVPCVDARSRTKSDLLHNDYCPDIRIEPDTYRVEVDGEHCTSTPMSTVPLGRRYTIK comes from the coding sequence GTGTCTATTCGCGTATCGCGACACCACTATGCAGAACTCTTCGGTCCCACCACAGGGGACCGGGTACGACTCGCGGACACGGAATTGCTCGCCCGTGTCGAGGCCGACGACACCGTTTATGGAGACGAATCCGTATTCGGTGGCGGCAAGACCATGCGTGAAGGCATGGCTGTCCACAATTCGATCACCAATGCTGAGGGCGCTCTGGACTTTGTCATCACCAATGCACTTCTCATTGATCCGGTACTCGGCATTCGAAAAACCGATATCGGAGTCAAGAACGGGCGAATAGCGGCGATCGGTAAGTCCGGGAACCCGAGGCTGATGGACGGTGTCCATCCCGATCTGGTCATCGGGGCCGGTACAGACGTCCGCTCGGGTGAAGGAATGATCGTCACTCCCGGGGCGATTGACGTGCACGTCCACTTCGACAGTGTCGGCTTGGTCGAGGAAGCGGTTTCCAGCGGGATCACCACCATGATCGGCGGCGGATTGGGACCGGTCACCGTGGGCATCACCAGCTCCGGCCCGACCAACCTGGCCCGGATGCTCAGGGCGGTGGAGCAGTTCCCGGTGAACTTCGGATTCCTGGCCAACGGCAGCGCCGCGCATGTGGCGCCACTCATCGAACAGGGCCTAGCGGGTGCCATCGGATACAAGATCCACGAGGACTGGGGCGCGACGCCGGCCGCGATACGGGCGTCTCTGGACGCGGGCGACGAACTAGGTCTGCAGGTGCAGATCCACTCCGACACCCTCAATGAAGCGGGATTCTACGAGGACACCATGCGGGCGATCGCCGGTCGCACGATCCACACCTATCACGCCGAGGGCGCCGGTGGCGGTCACGCACCCGACATCATGCAGGTGGTGGGTGAGTCCCATTGCCTCCCGTCGTCCACCAACCCGACGAATCCCTTCACGATCAATACGTTCGACGAGCACCTCGACATGGTCATGGTGTGCCACCACCTCAATCCCCGGATTCCGGAAGACGTCGCGTTCGCCGAGTCCCGTATCCGGCGCGAGACCATCGCGGCCGAGGACGTCCTTCACGACATCGGTGCGATCTCCGCGATGGGGTCGGACTCGCAGGGCATGGGCCGGATCGGGGAGACCATCGCCCGGACCTGGCAACTCGCCTCCCACATGCGCGCCACCCGTGGAGCACTGCCGGAGGACGTGGGAACCGGCGCTGACAACCACCGCATCCTCCGCTATCTGGCCAAGATCACCATCAATCCGGCCCGCATGTTCGGGATCGACCACGAGGTGGGATCCCTCGAGCCGGGGAAGCTCGCCGACTTCGTGCTGTGGGAACCGAAGTTCTTCGGCATCCGCCCCGAAGTCGTGTTCAAGGGGGGATTCCCCACGTGGTCCGTCATGGGAGAGGCGAACGCCTCGCTCATGACGTGCGAGCCCCTCAAGTACCGACCCCAGTGGGCGGCGTTCGGCAAGACCCCGGCCGATGTGTCGGTCAACTTCGTCGCCGGCGCGGCGATCGAGGACGGTCTGGGGGGCCGGCTCGGGCTGGATACGCCCCTGGTCCCGTGCGTAGACGCCCGGTCGAGGACCAAGAGCGATCTGCTCCACAACGACTATTGCCCCGACATACGGATCGAGCCGGATACCTACCGGGTCGAAGTGGACGGAGAGCACTGCACCAGCACTCCCATGTCGACCGTCCCACTCGGGCGCAGATACACCATCAAATAG
- a CDS encoding dihydrofolate reductase family protein, with translation MRKLIYYIAVTVDGFIADPDGRTDFFLAEGDHMAWIVEHYPETIPGHFRGPLGLSDTPPRAFDTVLLGRATHQIAVDEGLSSGYPHLRQYVVTHRPGDLPAEEGLSASDEDPVTMARRLKAEDSPLDIWLCGGGALAGELVDEIDEFRLKVNPVVLGDGIPLVAGPAGSGGRAGDVDARGDVRALPLVQRMRREFGSGVSYVEYTRS, from the coding sequence TTCATCGCAGACCCTGATGGCCGGACCGACTTCTTCCTGGCCGAGGGCGACCACATGGCCTGGATCGTCGAGCACTACCCGGAGACGATCCCCGGGCACTTCCGGGGCCCCCTCGGGCTGTCGGACACGCCCCCGCGCGCGTTCGATACGGTCCTGCTCGGCCGTGCCACACATCAGATCGCGGTCGACGAGGGCCTTTCCAGCGGTTACCCGCACCTTCGCCAGTACGTGGTGACGCACCGGCCGGGTGACCTGCCCGCGGAGGAGGGGCTCTCGGCGTCCGACGAGGACCCCGTCACGATGGCCCGCCGGCTCAAGGCCGAGGACTCACCACTCGACATCTGGCTGTGCGGCGGCGGGGCGTTGGCGGGGGAGTTGGTGGACGAGATCGACGAGTTCCGGCTCAAGGTCAACCCGGTGGTCCTGGGGGACGGCATTCCGCTGGTTGCGGGCCCCGCTGGAAGTGGGGGACGAGCAGGAGACGTCGACGCCAGGGGTGATGTGCGCGCGCTCCCACTGGTTCAGCGGATGCGCCGGGAGTTCGGGAGTGGGGTGAGCTACGTGGAGTACACGCGCTCCTGA
- a CDS encoding ferritin, whose amino-acid sequence MIMAKKSSSFTELLSAQVGHEFAASQQYIAIAVWADAKDLPQLAGRFYQHSLGERNHAMMMVQYMLDRDIQVTIPAVPGPQAHFEGPVAALHSALEQERQVTRQIESLFQAARAESDPLGEQFMLWFLREQVEEVANMSTLVAIAERANDDWFRIEEYLARETDSSSNTGTPPAVAGGAV is encoded by the coding sequence ATGATCATGGCCAAGAAGTCTTCGTCGTTCACCGAACTCCTGTCCGCGCAGGTCGGACACGAGTTCGCCGCGAGCCAGCAGTACATCGCGATCGCCGTCTGGGCCGACGCCAAGGACCTGCCCCAGCTTGCGGGCCGCTTCTACCAGCACAGCCTGGGCGAGCGGAACCACGCCATGATGATGGTCCAGTACATGCTCGACCGTGACATCCAGGTGACCATCCCGGCCGTGCCCGGTCCGCAGGCCCACTTCGAGGGCCCCGTCGCCGCGCTGCACTCTGCCCTCGAGCAGGAGCGGCAGGTCACCCGACAGATCGAGTCGCTGTTCCAGGCGGCCCGCGCCGAGTCCGACCCGCTGGGCGAGCAGTTCATGCTGTGGTTCCTGCGTGAGCAGGTCGAGGAGGTCGCCAACATGAGCACCCTGGTGGCGATCGCCGAGCGCGCAAACGACGACTGGTTCCGCATCGAGGAGTACCTCGCACGCGAGACCGACTCGTCCTCCAACACCGGCACCCCGCCAGCCGTCGCCGGTGGCGCAGTCTGA
- a CDS encoding urease subunit beta has protein sequence MHLTPKEEDRLLLFLAAELARRHRDKGLRLSYPEARALIADEVVEAARAGSTVAEAAEIGAHLLTEDDLLPGVAALVGTVQVEGFFDDGQKLVTIHDPIRPGTHSDSTEPQVTPGEILVEPGEIELNRGRKTATVSVVNTGDRPIQVGSHFHFFEVNRALSFDRREAYGMHLDIASGTAVRFEPGEEREVQLTDFGGTRELYGLNDMTNEALRDHPSEELLDALDHAGFLRSTSA, from the coding sequence GTGCACTTGACCCCTAAGGAAGAGGATCGACTTCTCCTTTTCCTTGCTGCAGAGTTGGCACGGCGCCATAGAGACAAAGGCCTCAGACTCAGCTATCCGGAGGCCCGCGCACTGATCGCGGACGAGGTGGTCGAGGCCGCGCGAGCCGGCTCTACCGTCGCGGAGGCGGCTGAGATAGGAGCCCACCTGCTCACCGAGGACGACCTGCTCCCGGGCGTCGCGGCTCTCGTGGGCACCGTCCAGGTTGAGGGGTTCTTCGACGACGGACAGAAGCTGGTCACCATCCACGATCCCATCCGCCCGGGAACGCACTCCGACTCGACCGAACCACAGGTGACACCCGGCGAGATCCTGGTCGAGCCCGGCGAGATCGAACTGAACCGTGGACGGAAGACCGCGACGGTGTCAGTGGTCAACACCGGTGATCGTCCTATTCAGGTGGGTTCTCACTTCCACTTTTTCGAGGTCAACCGGGCCCTGTCGTTCGATCGTCGCGAGGCGTACGGAATGCACCTCGACATCGCATCGGGCACAGCGGTCCGATTCGAGCCCGGCGAGGAACGAGAAGTCCAGCTGACGGACTTCGGCGGTACCCGGGAACTGTACGGACTCAACGACATGACCAACGAGGCGCTGCGTGACCACCCGTCCGAGGAACTCCTGGACGCTCTCGATCACGCGGGCTTCCTCCGCTCCACTTCCGCCTGA